A region from the Arvicola amphibius chromosome 12, mArvAmp1.2, whole genome shotgun sequence genome encodes:
- the LOC119802763 gene encoding polyadenylate-binding protein 4-like isoform X7, giving the protein MNAAASSYTMASLYVGDLHSDVTEAMLYEKFSPAGPVLSIWVCRDMITRRSLGYAYVNFQQPADAERALDTMNFDVIKGKPIRIMWSQRDPSLRKSGVGNVFIKNLDKSIDNKALYDTFSAFGNILSCKVVCDENGSKGYAFVHFETQEAADKAIEKMNGMLLNDRKVFVGRFKSRKEREAELGAKAKEFTNVYIKNFGEDVDDDNLKELFSQFGKTLSVKVMRDPSGKSKGFGFVSYEKHEDANKAVEEMNGKEMCGKALFVGRAQKKVERQAELKRKFEQLKQERIRRYQGVNLYIKNLDDTIDDEKLRKEFSRFGSITSAKVMLEDGRSKGFGFVCFSSPEEATKAVTEMNGRIVGSKPLYVALAQRKEERRAHLTNQYMQLLAGMRALPANAILNQFQPATGGYYMPAVPQAQGRPPCYTPNQLAQMRPNPRWQQGGRPQGFQGMPSAILQSGPRPALRHLAPTGNAPSSRGLPTTTQRVGSDLAPRSAVAATAPRAVAPYKYSSSVRSPHPAIQLLQAPQPAVHVQGQEPLTASMLAAAPLQEQKQMLGERLFPLIQTMHSNLAGKITGMLLEIDNSELLHMLESPEYLRSKVDEAVAVLQAHHAKEEAAQMVGTAIGTAAATS; this is encoded by the exons atgaaCGCTGCGGCCAGCAGCTACACCATGGCCTCCTTGTATGTGGGCGACCTGCACTCGGATGTCACCGAAGCCATGCTATATGAAAAGTTCAGTCCTGCGGGGCCTGTGCTGTCCATCTGGGTCTGCAGAGATATGATCACCCGCCGCTCTCTGGGTTATGCCTATGTCAACTTCCAGCAGCCAGCTGACGCTGAGAGAGCCTTGGACACCATGAACTTTGATGTGATTAAAGGAAAGCCCATTCGGATCATGTGGTCTCAGAGGGATCCCTCTTTGAGAAAGTCTGGTGTGGGGAATGTCTTCATCAAGAATCTGGACAAATCTATAGACAACAAGGCACTTTATGATACCTTTTCAGCCTTTGGAAACATCCTGTCCTGTAAGGTGGTTTGTGATGAGAATGGCTCTAAGGGTTATGCCTTTGTCCACTTCGAGACTCAAGAGGCTGCAGACAAGGCCATCGAGAAGATGAATGGCATGCTCCTCAATGACCGCAAAGTGTTTGTGGGCAGATTCAAGTCTCGCAAAGAGCGTGAAGCTGAGCTTGGAGCCAAGGCCAAGGAATTCACCAATGTTTATATCAAAAACTTTGGGGAAGACGTGGATGATGATAACCTGAAAGAGCTATTCAGTCAGTTTGGTAAAACCCTCAGTGTCAAAGTGATGAGAGATCCCAGTGGGAAATCCAAaggctttggctttgtaagttacGAGAAGCACGAGGATGCCAATAAGGCTGTGGAAGAAATGAATGGAAAGGAAATGTGTGGGAAAGCCCTATTTGTAGGCCGTGCACAGAAAAAAGTAGAACGTCAAGCTGAATTAAAACGGAAATTTGAGCAGCTGAAGCAGGAGCGAATTCGTCGGTACCAGGGAGTGAATCTCTACATTAAGAACTTGGACGACACCATTGATGATGAGAAATTACGAAAGGAGTTTTCTCGTTTTGGATCGATCACCAGCGCTAAGGTGATGCTAGAAGATGGGAGAAGCAAAGGGTTTGGCTTTGTCTGCTTCTCGTCTCCTGAAGAGGCAACCAAAGCAGTCACTGAGATGAACGGACGAATTGTGGGCTCCAAGCCACTGTATGTTGCCCtggcacagaggaaggaagagcggAGGGCTCACCTGACCAACCAGTATATGCAGCTACTGGCAGGCATGAGAGCGCTCCCTGCTAATGCCATCTTAAATCAGTTCCAGCCTGCGACCGGTGGCTACTACATGCCAGCAGTTCCTCAGGCTCAGGGAAGACCTCCATGTTACACACCTAACCAACTAGCACAGATGAGGCCTAATCCACGCTGGCAGCAAGGCGGGAGACCTCAAGGCTTCCAAGGAATGCCAAGTGCTATACTTCAGTCTGGGCCTCGTCCAGCTCTTCGCCATCTGGCTCCAACTGGTAATGCTCCATCCTCTCGTGGCCTTCCTACTACCACTCAGAGAGTCGGGTCTGA CCTTGCACCTCGTTCTGCAGTTGCTGCCACTGCTCCCAGGGCTGTGGCTCCATACAAGTACTCCTCCAGTGTCCGCAGCCCTCACCCTGCCATTCAGCTGCTGCAGGCACCTCAGCCTGCAGTCCATGTTCAGGGCCAGGAGCCGCTGACTGCCTCGATGCTGGCTGCAGCACCCCTCCAGGAGCAGAAGCAGATGCTGGGGGAGCGTTTATTCCCACTTATCCAGACAATGCATTCAAACCTGGCTGGCAAGATCACAGGCATGCTGCTGGAAATTGACAACTCGGAGCTGCTCCACATGCTGGAGTCCCCCGAGTATCTCCGTTCCAAGGTGGATGAAGCTGTGGCAGTCCTGCAGGCTCATCATGCCAAGGAAGAAGCTGCCCAGATGGTGGGCACTGCTATTGGTACTGCTGCTGCTACCTCTTAG
- the LOC119802763 gene encoding polyadenylate-binding protein 4-like isoform X9, which yields MNAAASSYTMASLYVGDLHSDVTEAMLYEKFSPAGPVLSIWVCRDMITRRSLGYAYVNFQQPADAERALDTMNFDVIKGKPIRIMWSQRDPSLRKSGVGNVFIKNLDKSIDNKALYDTFSAFGNILSCKVVCDENGSKGYAFVHFETQEAADKAIEKMNGMLLNDRKVFVGRFKSRKEREAELGAKAKEFTNVYIKNFGEDVDDDNLKELFSQFGKTLSVKVMRDPSGKSKGFGFVSYEKHEDANKAVEEMNGKEMCGKALFVGRAQKKVERQAELKRKFEQLKQERIRRYQGVNLYIKNLDDTIDDEKLRKEFSRFGSITSAKVMLEDGRSKGFGFVCFSSPEEATKAVTEMNGRIVGSKPLYVALAQRKEERRAHLTNQYMQLLAGMRALPANAILNQFQPATGGYYMPAVPQAQGRPPCYTPNQLAQMRPNPRWQQGGRPQGFQGMPSAILQSGPRPALRHLAPTGIPASMQSLAPRSAVAATAPRAVAPYKYSSSVRSPHPAIQLLQAPQPAVHVQGQEPLTASMLAAAPLQEQKQMLGERLFPLIQTMHSNLAGKITGMLLEIDNSELLHMLESPEYLRSKVDEAVAVLQAHHAKEEAAQMVGTAIGTAAATS from the exons atgaaCGCTGCGGCCAGCAGCTACACCATGGCCTCCTTGTATGTGGGCGACCTGCACTCGGATGTCACCGAAGCCATGCTATATGAAAAGTTCAGTCCTGCGGGGCCTGTGCTGTCCATCTGGGTCTGCAGAGATATGATCACCCGCCGCTCTCTGGGTTATGCCTATGTCAACTTCCAGCAGCCAGCTGACGCTGAGAGAGCCTTGGACACCATGAACTTTGATGTGATTAAAGGAAAGCCCATTCGGATCATGTGGTCTCAGAGGGATCCCTCTTTGAGAAAGTCTGGTGTGGGGAATGTCTTCATCAAGAATCTGGACAAATCTATAGACAACAAGGCACTTTATGATACCTTTTCAGCCTTTGGAAACATCCTGTCCTGTAAGGTGGTTTGTGATGAGAATGGCTCTAAGGGTTATGCCTTTGTCCACTTCGAGACTCAAGAGGCTGCAGACAAGGCCATCGAGAAGATGAATGGCATGCTCCTCAATGACCGCAAAGTGTTTGTGGGCAGATTCAAGTCTCGCAAAGAGCGTGAAGCTGAGCTTGGAGCCAAGGCCAAGGAATTCACCAATGTTTATATCAAAAACTTTGGGGAAGACGTGGATGATGATAACCTGAAAGAGCTATTCAGTCAGTTTGGTAAAACCCTCAGTGTCAAAGTGATGAGAGATCCCAGTGGGAAATCCAAaggctttggctttgtaagttacGAGAAGCACGAGGATGCCAATAAGGCTGTGGAAGAAATGAATGGAAAGGAAATGTGTGGGAAAGCCCTATTTGTAGGCCGTGCACAGAAAAAAGTAGAACGTCAAGCTGAATTAAAACGGAAATTTGAGCAGCTGAAGCAGGAGCGAATTCGTCGGTACCAGGGAGTGAATCTCTACATTAAGAACTTGGACGACACCATTGATGATGAGAAATTACGAAAGGAGTTTTCTCGTTTTGGATCGATCACCAGCGCTAAGGTGATGCTAGAAGATGGGAGAAGCAAAGGGTTTGGCTTTGTCTGCTTCTCGTCTCCTGAAGAGGCAACCAAAGCAGTCACTGAGATGAACGGACGAATTGTGGGCTCCAAGCCACTGTATGTTGCCCtggcacagaggaaggaagagcggAGGGCTCACCTGACCAACCAGTATATGCAGCTACTGGCAGGCATGAGAGCGCTCCCTGCTAATGCCATCTTAAATCAGTTCCAGCCTGCGACCGGTGGCTACTACATGCCAGCAGTTCCTCAGGCTCAGGGAAGACCTCCATGTTACACACCTAACCAACTAGCACAGATGAGGCCTAATCCACGCTGGCAGCAAGGCGGGAGACCTCAAGGCTTCCAAGGAATGCCAAGTGCTATACTTCAGTCTGGGCCTCGTCCAGCTCTTCGCCATCTGGCTCCAACTG GCATCCCTGCGTCCATGCAAAGCCTTGCACCTCGTTCTGCAGTTGCTGCCACTGCTCCCAGGGCTGTGGCTCCATACAAGTACTCCTCCAGTGTCCGCAGCCCTCACCCTGCCATTCAGCTGCTGCAGGCACCTCAGCCTGCAGTCCATGTTCAGGGCCAGGAGCCGCTGACTGCCTCGATGCTGGCTGCAGCACCCCTCCAGGAGCAGAAGCAGATGCTGGGGGAGCGTTTATTCCCACTTATCCAGACAATGCATTCAAACCTGGCTGGCAAGATCACAGGCATGCTGCTGGAAATTGACAACTCGGAGCTGCTCCACATGCTGGAGTCCCCCGAGTATCTCCGTTCCAAGGTGGATGAAGCTGTGGCAGTCCTGCAGGCTCATCATGCCAAGGAAGAAGCTGCCCAGATGGTGGGCACTGCTATTGGTACTGCTGCTGCTACCTCTTAG
- the LOC119802763 gene encoding polyadenylate-binding protein 4-like isoform X8 → MNAAASSYTMASLYVGDLHSDVTEAMLYEKFSPAGPVLSIWVCRDMITRRSLGYAYVNFQQPADAERALDTMNFDVIKGKPIRIMWSQRDPSLRKSGVGNVFIKNLDKSIDNKALYDTFSAFGNILSCKVVCDENGSKGYAFVHFETQEAADKAIEKMNGMLLNDRKVFVGRFKSRKEREAELGAKAKEFTNVYIKNFGEDVDDDNLKELFSQFGKTLSVKVMRDPSGKSKGFGFVSYEKHEDANKAVEEMNGKEMCGKALFVGRAQKKVERQAELKRKFEQLKQERIRRYQGVNLYIKNLDDTIDDEKLRKEFSRFGSITSAKVMLEDGRSKGFGFVCFSSPEEATKAVTEMNGRIVGSKPLYVALAQRKEERRAHLTNQYMQLLAGMRALPANAILNQFQPATGGYYMPAVPQAQGRPPCYTPNQLAQMRPNPRWQQGGRPQGFQGMPSAILQSGPRPALRHLAPTGNAPSSRGLPTTTQRVGLAPRSAVAATAPRAVAPYKYSSSVRSPHPAIQLLQAPQPAVHVQGQEPLTASMLAAAPLQEQKQMLGERLFPLIQTMHSNLAGKITGMLLEIDNSELLHMLESPEYLRSKVDEAVAVLQAHHAKEEAAQMVGTAIGTAAATS, encoded by the exons atgaaCGCTGCGGCCAGCAGCTACACCATGGCCTCCTTGTATGTGGGCGACCTGCACTCGGATGTCACCGAAGCCATGCTATATGAAAAGTTCAGTCCTGCGGGGCCTGTGCTGTCCATCTGGGTCTGCAGAGATATGATCACCCGCCGCTCTCTGGGTTATGCCTATGTCAACTTCCAGCAGCCAGCTGACGCTGAGAGAGCCTTGGACACCATGAACTTTGATGTGATTAAAGGAAAGCCCATTCGGATCATGTGGTCTCAGAGGGATCCCTCTTTGAGAAAGTCTGGTGTGGGGAATGTCTTCATCAAGAATCTGGACAAATCTATAGACAACAAGGCACTTTATGATACCTTTTCAGCCTTTGGAAACATCCTGTCCTGTAAGGTGGTTTGTGATGAGAATGGCTCTAAGGGTTATGCCTTTGTCCACTTCGAGACTCAAGAGGCTGCAGACAAGGCCATCGAGAAGATGAATGGCATGCTCCTCAATGACCGCAAAGTGTTTGTGGGCAGATTCAAGTCTCGCAAAGAGCGTGAAGCTGAGCTTGGAGCCAAGGCCAAGGAATTCACCAATGTTTATATCAAAAACTTTGGGGAAGACGTGGATGATGATAACCTGAAAGAGCTATTCAGTCAGTTTGGTAAAACCCTCAGTGTCAAAGTGATGAGAGATCCCAGTGGGAAATCCAAaggctttggctttgtaagttacGAGAAGCACGAGGATGCCAATAAGGCTGTGGAAGAAATGAATGGAAAGGAAATGTGTGGGAAAGCCCTATTTGTAGGCCGTGCACAGAAAAAAGTAGAACGTCAAGCTGAATTAAAACGGAAATTTGAGCAGCTGAAGCAGGAGCGAATTCGTCGGTACCAGGGAGTGAATCTCTACATTAAGAACTTGGACGACACCATTGATGATGAGAAATTACGAAAGGAGTTTTCTCGTTTTGGATCGATCACCAGCGCTAAGGTGATGCTAGAAGATGGGAGAAGCAAAGGGTTTGGCTTTGTCTGCTTCTCGTCTCCTGAAGAGGCAACCAAAGCAGTCACTGAGATGAACGGACGAATTGTGGGCTCCAAGCCACTGTATGTTGCCCtggcacagaggaaggaagagcggAGGGCTCACCTGACCAACCAGTATATGCAGCTACTGGCAGGCATGAGAGCGCTCCCTGCTAATGCCATCTTAAATCAGTTCCAGCCTGCGACCGGTGGCTACTACATGCCAGCAGTTCCTCAGGCTCAGGGAAGACCTCCATGTTACACACCTAACCAACTAGCACAGATGAGGCCTAATCCACGCTGGCAGCAAGGCGGGAGACCTCAAGGCTTCCAAGGAATGCCAAGTGCTATACTTCAGTCTGGGCCTCGTCCAGCTCTTCGCCATCTGGCTCCAACTGGTAATGCTCCATCCTCTCGTGGCCTTCCTACTACCACTCAGAGAGTCGG CCTTGCACCTCGTTCTGCAGTTGCTGCCACTGCTCCCAGGGCTGTGGCTCCATACAAGTACTCCTCCAGTGTCCGCAGCCCTCACCCTGCCATTCAGCTGCTGCAGGCACCTCAGCCTGCAGTCCATGTTCAGGGCCAGGAGCCGCTGACTGCCTCGATGCTGGCTGCAGCACCCCTCCAGGAGCAGAAGCAGATGCTGGGGGAGCGTTTATTCCCACTTATCCAGACAATGCATTCAAACCTGGCTGGCAAGATCACAGGCATGCTGCTGGAAATTGACAACTCGGAGCTGCTCCACATGCTGGAGTCCCCCGAGTATCTCCGTTCCAAGGTGGATGAAGCTGTGGCAGTCCTGCAGGCTCATCATGCCAAGGAAGAAGCTGCCCAGATGGTGGGCACTGCTATTGGTACTGCTGCTGCTACCTCTTAG
- the LOC119802763 gene encoding polyadenylate-binding protein 4-like isoform X1: protein MNAAASSYTMASLYVGDLHSDVTEAMLYEKFSPAGPVLSIWVCRDMITRRSLGYAYVNFQQPADAERALDTMNFDVIKGKPIRIMWSQRDPSLRKSGVGNVFIKNLDKSIDNKALYDTFSAFGNILSCKVVCDENGSKGYAFVHFETQEAADKAIEKMNGMLLNDRKVFVGRFKSRKEREAELGAKAKEFTNVYIKNFGEDVDDDNLKELFSQFGKTLSVKVMRDPSGKSKGFGFVSYEKHEDANKAVEEMNGKEMCGKALFVGRAQKKVERQAELKRKFEQLKQERIRRYQGVNLYIKNLDDTIDDEKLRKEFSRFGSITSAKVMLEDGRSKGFGFVCFSSPEEATKAVTEMNGRIVGSKPLYVALAQRKEERRAHLTNQYMQLLAGMRALPANAILNQFQPATGGYYMPAVPQAQGRPPCYTPNQLAQMRPNPRWQQGGRPQGFQGMPSAILQSGPRPALRHLAPTGNAPSSRGLPTTTQRVGSECPDHLAMDFGGTGAAQQELTDSCQSGGIPASMQSLAPRSAVAATAPRAVAPYKYSSSVRSPHPAIQLLQAPQPAVHVQGQEPLTASMLAAAPLQEQKQMLGERLFPLIQTMHSNLAGKITGMLLEIDNSELLHMLESPEYLRSKVDEAVAVLQAHHAKEEAAQMVGTAIGTAAATS, encoded by the coding sequence atgaaCGCTGCGGCCAGCAGCTACACCATGGCCTCCTTGTATGTGGGCGACCTGCACTCGGATGTCACCGAAGCCATGCTATATGAAAAGTTCAGTCCTGCGGGGCCTGTGCTGTCCATCTGGGTCTGCAGAGATATGATCACCCGCCGCTCTCTGGGTTATGCCTATGTCAACTTCCAGCAGCCAGCTGACGCTGAGAGAGCCTTGGACACCATGAACTTTGATGTGATTAAAGGAAAGCCCATTCGGATCATGTGGTCTCAGAGGGATCCCTCTTTGAGAAAGTCTGGTGTGGGGAATGTCTTCATCAAGAATCTGGACAAATCTATAGACAACAAGGCACTTTATGATACCTTTTCAGCCTTTGGAAACATCCTGTCCTGTAAGGTGGTTTGTGATGAGAATGGCTCTAAGGGTTATGCCTTTGTCCACTTCGAGACTCAAGAGGCTGCAGACAAGGCCATCGAGAAGATGAATGGCATGCTCCTCAATGACCGCAAAGTGTTTGTGGGCAGATTCAAGTCTCGCAAAGAGCGTGAAGCTGAGCTTGGAGCCAAGGCCAAGGAATTCACCAATGTTTATATCAAAAACTTTGGGGAAGACGTGGATGATGATAACCTGAAAGAGCTATTCAGTCAGTTTGGTAAAACCCTCAGTGTCAAAGTGATGAGAGATCCCAGTGGGAAATCCAAaggctttggctttgtaagttacGAGAAGCACGAGGATGCCAATAAGGCTGTGGAAGAAATGAATGGAAAGGAAATGTGTGGGAAAGCCCTATTTGTAGGCCGTGCACAGAAAAAAGTAGAACGTCAAGCTGAATTAAAACGGAAATTTGAGCAGCTGAAGCAGGAGCGAATTCGTCGGTACCAGGGAGTGAATCTCTACATTAAGAACTTGGACGACACCATTGATGATGAGAAATTACGAAAGGAGTTTTCTCGTTTTGGATCGATCACCAGCGCTAAGGTGATGCTAGAAGATGGGAGAAGCAAAGGGTTTGGCTTTGTCTGCTTCTCGTCTCCTGAAGAGGCAACCAAAGCAGTCACTGAGATGAACGGACGAATTGTGGGCTCCAAGCCACTGTATGTTGCCCtggcacagaggaaggaagagcggAGGGCTCACCTGACCAACCAGTATATGCAGCTACTGGCAGGCATGAGAGCGCTCCCTGCTAATGCCATCTTAAATCAGTTCCAGCCTGCGACCGGTGGCTACTACATGCCAGCAGTTCCTCAGGCTCAGGGAAGACCTCCATGTTACACACCTAACCAACTAGCACAGATGAGGCCTAATCCACGCTGGCAGCAAGGCGGGAGACCTCAAGGCTTCCAAGGAATGCCAAGTGCTATACTTCAGTCTGGGCCTCGTCCAGCTCTTCGCCATCTGGCTCCAACTGGTAATGCTCCATCCTCTCGTGGCCTTCCTACTACCACTCAGAGAGTCGGGTCTGAGTGCCCCGACCACTTGGCTATGGACTTTGGTGGGACTGGTGCTGCCCAGCAAGAGCTGACTGACAGCTGCCAGTCTGGAGGCATCCCTGCGTCCATGCAAAGCCTTGCACCTCGTTCTGCAGTTGCTGCCACTGCTCCCAGGGCTGTGGCTCCATACAAGTACTCCTCCAGTGTCCGCAGCCCTCACCCTGCCATTCAGCTGCTGCAGGCACCTCAGCCTGCAGTCCATGTTCAGGGCCAGGAGCCGCTGACTGCCTCGATGCTGGCTGCAGCACCCCTCCAGGAGCAGAAGCAGATGCTGGGGGAGCGTTTATTCCCACTTATCCAGACAATGCATTCAAACCTGGCTGGCAAGATCACAGGCATGCTGCTGGAAATTGACAACTCGGAGCTGCTCCACATGCTGGAGTCCCCCGAGTATCTCCGTTCCAAGGTGGATGAAGCTGTGGCAGTCCTGCAGGCTCATCATGCCAAGGAAGAAGCTGCCCAGATGGTGGGCACTGCTATTGGTACTGCTGCTGCTACCTCTTAG